A stretch of the Ptychodera flava strain L36383 chromosome 18, AS_Pfla_20210202, whole genome shotgun sequence genome encodes the following:
- the LOC139116697 gene encoding chromatin target of PRMT1 protein-like isoform X1: MALTRHVGAPTAPNQQATPKIVLKSTTKVSLNDRFTKLSKQRPQMTPQQRTAMMQQQAFASAKNRRLAQQMENRPAVAAALRVKQRNLQQRLGRSNIRGRLGTPRGVVSPRGGMRGRGLRRGVGMQRGARGGRGGLGRGGQRGFYGGVGGQGRGQRQGRGMGRGRGFRGGRGGFGTRGGFRGRGGRGGRGGRGGRGGRGGRGGRGRGRGGGINKQVSKEDLDTQLDEYMSKTKGHLDAELDAYMAEADNE, from the exons ATGGCACTGACAAGACATGTAGGAGCACCGACAGCACCAAATCAGCAAGCCACACCAAAAATAGTGCTCAAAAGCACAACAAAAGTTTCTCTAAATGACCG ATTTACAAAACTGAGCAAGCAGAGACCACAGATGACACCACAGCAGAGGACAGCAATGATGCAACAACAAGCATTTGCATCTGCAAAGAACAGGAGACTAGCACAGCAGATGGAGAACAGACCAGCAGTTGCAGCAGCCCTTAGGGTAAAACAG AGGAATCTACAACAGAGACTGGGAAGAAGTAACATCAGAGGACGGCTTGGGACACCGAGAGGAGTGGTCTCTCCCAGGGGTGGTATGCGAGGAAGAGGCCTTCGACGTGGTGTTGGCATGCAACGAGGTGCTCGTGGTGGAAGAGGGGGCTTAGGTAGGGGTGGACAGCGTGGTTTCTATGGGGGTGTTGGGGGACAAGGAAGAGGACAGAGACAAGGAAGGG GTATGGGTCGTGGTCGTGGATTCCGAGGTGGACGTGGTGGATTTGGAACCCGTGGCGGATTTAGAGGACGTGGTGGACGTGGTGGCCGTGGCGGCAGAGGAGGAAGAGGAGGGCGTGGTGGGCGGGGTGGTAGAGGAAGGGGTCGTGGCGGTGGAATCAACAAACAAGTTTCCAAGGAAGATTTAGACACCCAGTTAGATGAATACATGTCCAAGACCAAGGGACATTTAGATGCTGAGTTAGATGCTTATATGGCAGAGGCTGACAATGAATAG
- the LOC139116697 gene encoding chromatin target of PRMT1 protein-like isoform X2: MALTRHVGAPTAPNQQATPKIVLKSTTKVSLNDRFTKLSKQRPQMTPQQRTAMMQQQAFASAKNRRLAQQMENRPAVAAALRVKQRNLQQRLGRSNIRGRLGTPRGVVSPRGGMRGRGLRRGVGMQRGARGGRGGLGMGRGRGFRGGRGGFGTRGGFRGRGGRGGRGGRGGRGGRGGRGGRGRGRGGGINKQVSKEDLDTQLDEYMSKTKGHLDAELDAYMAEADNE, from the exons ATGGCACTGACAAGACATGTAGGAGCACCGACAGCACCAAATCAGCAAGCCACACCAAAAATAGTGCTCAAAAGCACAACAAAAGTTTCTCTAAATGACCG ATTTACAAAACTGAGCAAGCAGAGACCACAGATGACACCACAGCAGAGGACAGCAATGATGCAACAACAAGCATTTGCATCTGCAAAGAACAGGAGACTAGCACAGCAGATGGAGAACAGACCAGCAGTTGCAGCAGCCCTTAGGGTAAAACAG AGGAATCTACAACAGAGACTGGGAAGAAGTAACATCAGAGGACGGCTTGGGACACCGAGAGGAGTGGTCTCTCCCAGGGGTGGTATGCGAGGAAGAGGCCTTCGACGTGGTGTTGGCATGCAACGAGGTGCTCGTGGTGGAAGAGGGGGCTTAG GTATGGGTCGTGGTCGTGGATTCCGAGGTGGACGTGGTGGATTTGGAACCCGTGGCGGATTTAGAGGACGTGGTGGACGTGGTGGCCGTGGCGGCAGAGGAGGAAGAGGAGGGCGTGGTGGGCGGGGTGGTAGAGGAAGGGGTCGTGGCGGTGGAATCAACAAACAAGTTTCCAAGGAAGATTTAGACACCCAGTTAGATGAATACATGTCCAAGACCAAGGGACATTTAGATGCTGAGTTAGATGCTTATATGGCAGAGGCTGACAATGAATAG